The following are from one region of the Rosistilla carotiformis genome:
- a CDS encoding PSD1 and planctomycete cytochrome C domain-containing protein, giving the protein MILAIVTFASAASADETASFFRGLNLNGPAVLIDGNRWEGKESGNYECKDKAFEQQGVALVPATDPQRALMIRSSRWNGNRVLLKNLPNETFTVFLYVWEDNRSETFEIRVDGKTVVSQFSSGAAGHWERLGPWYVDVTQGTIELTSRGGAANFSGVELWRGKHDGSHEAPITDDQLTFFETRIRPLLVKHCYECHSSESDDLQGGLLVDSRPTLRRGGTNGPAVVPGDVNHSLLIQAVRYADGMEMPPDEKLSSADVADLERWVAMGAPDPRTTATRFVRKKIDVEKARQFWSLRPLSDPTVPTPSSDWAVTEIDRFIAEKLDSRGLVPTGDADKRTLIRRATFDLTGLPPSPQEIEAFVADDSADAFAKVVERLLRSPRYGERWGRHWMDLVRYADTAGDNSDFPIPEAYLYRNYIIDSFNADKPYDRFLQEQIAGDLMPAESDVQKNEQTIATGYLASSRRFGSVIKNYPQHLTIEDTIDNLGRTVLGMTVACARCHDHKFDPISQDDYYGLYGIFASTRYPFPGIELDQKPRDFVALVDGGKPGKELAYAMADGNANDVHLQQRGEPDQPGDIVPRKFLEVLGGQMLPEQATQSSGRLQLAQWMTAADNPLTARVMANRIWQYHFGSGLVKTPSDFGIRGVAPSHPQLLDWLASRFIEEGWSIKSLHRRIMLSRTYQLSSQADGNTKALAVDPNNELHWRFPRQRMEAETLRDTMLLLSGELDLQMLRDPHPFPPAEKWKYTQHHPFRDSYDSKKRSVYLMMARLNARPFFTTFDGPDQNASTAARDSSVTTVQSLYLINDPFVHERAEKFAARLIAEKKDASERLPYAFELAFGRPPSQSERDGVMEWLRSLDDQLRDSVDDAAKREQEAWTALVRSLFRTNEFLYVD; this is encoded by the coding sequence TTGATACTCGCAATAGTTACGTTTGCTTCAGCAGCTTCGGCCGATGAAACGGCAAGCTTCTTTCGTGGGCTGAATCTCAATGGCCCCGCCGTACTGATCGATGGGAATCGTTGGGAAGGGAAGGAGTCGGGGAATTACGAGTGCAAGGACAAGGCCTTTGAACAACAAGGTGTCGCACTTGTCCCTGCGACCGATCCGCAGCGGGCGCTGATGATTCGCAGCAGTCGGTGGAACGGGAATCGCGTGCTGCTGAAGAACCTGCCCAACGAAACGTTTACGGTCTTTCTATACGTTTGGGAGGACAACCGAAGTGAAACGTTTGAAATTCGCGTCGATGGTAAAACCGTGGTCTCTCAGTTTTCCAGCGGTGCCGCCGGGCATTGGGAACGTCTTGGGCCGTGGTACGTCGACGTCACCCAAGGGACGATCGAACTGACAAGCCGCGGTGGCGCAGCGAACTTCTCAGGCGTCGAACTTTGGCGCGGCAAACACGACGGTTCGCACGAGGCTCCGATTACGGACGATCAACTGACGTTCTTCGAGACCCGGATCCGACCGCTGTTAGTAAAGCATTGTTACGAATGCCATAGCAGCGAGAGCGATGATCTGCAGGGCGGTTTGTTAGTCGATTCGCGGCCGACGCTGCGACGCGGGGGAACCAATGGACCGGCGGTGGTTCCCGGCGACGTCAATCACAGCCTCCTGATCCAAGCGGTACGGTACGCCGATGGGATGGAGATGCCGCCAGATGAAAAACTATCGTCCGCGGACGTCGCCGATTTGGAACGCTGGGTCGCGATGGGCGCTCCCGACCCGCGAACGACCGCGACGCGATTCGTTCGCAAAAAGATCGATGTCGAAAAGGCGAGGCAGTTCTGGTCGCTTCGACCGTTGTCCGATCCGACGGTTCCAACGCCGTCGTCCGATTGGGCGGTAACCGAGATCGATCGGTTCATTGCGGAGAAGCTCGACAGCCGCGGCCTGGTTCCAACTGGCGATGCCGACAAGCGGACGCTGATCCGCCGGGCGACATTCGATCTGACCGGTTTGCCCCCTTCGCCGCAAGAGATCGAAGCCTTCGTGGCGGATGATTCGGCGGACGCTTTTGCCAAGGTTGTCGAACGGTTGCTCCGATCGCCTCGTTATGGTGAACGATGGGGGCGGCATTGGATGGATCTGGTTCGGTACGCCGACACCGCTGGCGACAACTCCGACTTCCCCATCCCCGAAGCCTACCTGTACCGCAACTACATCATCGATTCGTTTAACGCCGACAAACCGTACGATCGCTTTCTACAAGAACAGATCGCCGGGGATCTGATGCCCGCCGAAAGCGATGTGCAGAAGAACGAGCAGACGATTGCCACCGGCTACCTGGCGAGTTCGCGCCGATTTGGATCGGTCATCAAAAACTACCCGCAGCATTTGACGATCGAGGATACGATCGACAACCTGGGCCGCACGGTGCTCGGGATGACCGTCGCCTGCGCTCGCTGCCACGACCACAAGTTCGATCCGATCTCGCAGGACGACTATTACGGTTTGTATGGCATCTTCGCAAGCACGCGGTATCCGTTTCCGGGGATCGAACTCGATCAGAAGCCACGCGACTTTGTCGCTCTCGTCGACGGCGGCAAACCGGGAAAAGAGTTGGCGTATGCGATGGCTGATGGAAACGCAAATGACGTCCATTTGCAGCAGCGTGGCGAACCCGATCAACCCGGCGATATCGTGCCTCGCAAGTTCTTAGAGGTCCTCGGTGGGCAGATGCTTCCCGAACAGGCGACGCAGTCGAGCGGTCGGTTGCAGTTGGCGCAGTGGATGACTGCCGCCGACAATCCGCTGACCGCAAGAGTGATGGCGAACCGGATCTGGCAATATCATTTCGGCAGCGGACTTGTGAAGACGCCCAGCGACTTCGGGATCCGCGGCGTGGCGCCCAGCCATCCGCAGTTGCTCGACTGGTTGGCGTCTCGGTTCATCGAAGAGGGTTGGTCGATCAAATCGCTTCACCGCCGGATCATGCTCAGCCGCACCTATCAATTGAGTTCGCAAGCCGATGGCAACACGAAAGCTCTGGCGGTCGATCCGAACAACGAACTCCATTGGCGATTTCCCCGACAGCGGATGGAAGCGGAGACGCTGCGCGACACGATGCTGTTGTTAAGCGGCGAGTTGGACTTGCAGATGCTGCGCGACCCCCATCCGTTTCCTCCGGCGGAGAAGTGGAAGTACACGCAACACCATCCGTTCCGCGACAGCTACGATTCGAAAAAGCGGAGCGTCTATCTGATGATGGCGCGGCTGAACGCGCGTCCCTTCTTCACCACATTTGACGGCCCTGATCAGAACGCCAGCACCGCCGCGCGCGATAGCAGCGTGACGACGGTCCAGTCGCTGTATCTGATCAACGACCCGTTTGTGCATGAGCGAGCGGAGAAGTTTGCAGCGCGGTTGATTGCGGAAAAGAAGGACGCCAGCGAACGGTTGCCCTATGCCTTTGAACTAGCTTTTGGGCGTCCGCCATCGCAGTCCGAACGCGATGGCGTGATGGAGTGGTTGCGTTCGCTGGACGATCAATTGCGAGATTCTGTTGATGATGCTGCGAAGCGTGAACAAGAAGCTTGGACCGCGCTTGTCCGATCGCTGTTCCGCACGAACGAATTTTTGTATGTCGATTGA
- a CDS encoding acyltransferase family protein produces MASLATTTAPARAAGLDRVWRVGKHVAELDGLRGFAILIVTLYRFSKEIPTDSSVGHLMHLGASFGSRGVELFFVLSGFLITGILIDGKDQPHYFRNFIARRSLRIFPLYFATLIALVVAAHFVPAMRTMFHDAIDNQFYLWTYLVNVKMSFADQWCFGYLDHFWSLAVEEHFYLVWPFVLYLISNKVALRTAVGLAIVSATSRIAFVLLSDNGVAPDVLTLFRCDALLIGAAIALIARQPRGLEPLRRWLPVTTIIGGLFVLACGITEKRFFTIPLTIWPIVWGGILIGLLTANRSAPLARFFNLKFLRTLGKYSYAMYVFQNPLIPLTSAVVSVAAFETLVGGALLANVLYIAVMFVLTYAAAVLSWNVLERHCLQLKRWFPTGASSDVPVVKNNQSTTGTFVPTNAPAN; encoded by the coding sequence ATGGCCTCCCTCGCAACCACAACCGCCCCTGCTCGCGCCGCAGGTCTGGACCGCGTCTGGCGAGTTGGCAAGCATGTGGCGGAGCTGGATGGTTTGCGGGGCTTTGCAATTTTGATCGTGACGCTGTATCGATTCTCCAAAGAGATACCGACGGATTCATCGGTCGGGCATCTGATGCACCTGGGGGCGAGTTTCGGCAGCCGAGGCGTGGAGCTCTTTTTTGTCCTCTCTGGATTCTTGATCACGGGGATCCTGATCGACGGCAAGGACCAGCCCCACTACTTCCGAAACTTCATTGCACGACGCAGCCTGCGGATCTTCCCGCTCTACTTCGCAACCTTGATCGCGTTGGTCGTCGCCGCCCATTTCGTTCCCGCGATGCGAACGATGTTTCACGATGCGATCGACAATCAATTCTACCTTTGGACCTATCTGGTCAACGTGAAGATGAGCTTCGCCGATCAGTGGTGTTTTGGATACCTGGACCATTTTTGGTCGCTGGCGGTCGAAGAACATTTTTACCTAGTCTGGCCGTTTGTCCTGTACCTGATCTCCAACAAAGTCGCCCTTCGCACGGCGGTCGGTTTGGCGATCGTCAGTGCCACTTCGCGGATCGCGTTTGTCCTACTGAGCGACAACGGAGTCGCACCCGATGTCCTGACGTTGTTCCGCTGCGATGCGTTGTTGATCGGAGCGGCGATCGCGTTGATCGCTCGCCAGCCCCGAGGACTCGAACCGCTCCGGCGCTGGCTGCCGGTGACGACTATAATTGGCGGGCTGTTCGTGCTTGCTTGCGGAATCACGGAGAAGCGGTTCTTCACGATACCGCTGACGATCTGGCCGATCGTTTGGGGTGGGATCCTGATTGGGTTGCTCACAGCCAATCGATCCGCGCCACTGGCTCGCTTCTTCAACCTCAAATTTTTGCGGACGCTTGGCAAATACAGCTACGCCATGTACGTCTTCCAAAATCCATTGATCCCACTCACCTCCGCTGTCGTTTCGGTCGCCGCGTTTGAAACGCTGGTCGGTGGGGCGCTGCTTGCAAACGTGCTCTACATCGCAGTGATGTTCGTCCTGACCTATGCGGCGGCGGTGCTCAGTTGGAACGTGTTGGAACGCCACTGTCTACAACTGAAACGCTGGTTTCCCACCGGGGCATCCAGCGACGTGCCCGTTGTCAAAAACAACCAGTCCACCACGGGCACGTTCGTCCCGACGAACGCTCCGGCGAACTGA
- a CDS encoding DUF1501 domain-containing protein translates to MNFIEPTRRQCLRSLIGSSILFPAVLSDLAAAEAPAMGPLTPKSPHFPAKAKRVIMVFATGGVSHIDSFDPKSSKKGRDGSGKDKLMGCVFPTRPAKKTGTVVSDLFPHLRDSMEEICLIRSMKSAHFDHTEAAVGMHTGSPTFARPSMGSWLSYGLGTVNQNLPSFIVIAPHLPYGGTQVYASDFLPAYHQGTRVIPGTEPIANLAPRTTRQKIQQMELSLVDSLNQKHLQSRRDDSQLAARIKSYETAFQMQTAGPEAFDLSNEDERALSMYGLKPGETKSFAWQCIIARRLAERGVRFIELVDSGSRPNWDSHGDMKEHQPLAKAADQPLAALIQDLKQRGMLDETLIVWATEFGRTPTKEGKFGRGHHGDCFSIWLAGGGVKAGFVLGETDELGRSIVRDKIDVHDLHATILHQMGIDHKRLTYRHAGRDFRLTDVHGRIVKEILA, encoded by the coding sequence ATGAATTTTATCGAACCGACGCGTCGGCAATGCCTTCGTTCGCTGATCGGCAGCTCGATCCTGTTCCCTGCCGTTCTGTCGGACCTGGCGGCGGCGGAGGCTCCCGCCATGGGACCGCTGACACCCAAGTCGCCTCATTTTCCTGCCAAAGCAAAGCGGGTGATCATGGTCTTTGCCACCGGCGGTGTTTCCCACATCGACAGCTTCGATCCCAAGTCGTCGAAAAAGGGACGCGATGGCAGCGGCAAGGACAAGTTGATGGGATGCGTCTTCCCCACTCGGCCAGCCAAGAAGACGGGGACGGTCGTCAGCGATCTGTTCCCTCACCTCCGCGATTCGATGGAAGAGATCTGTCTGATCCGGTCGATGAAGTCGGCTCACTTCGACCATACCGAAGCGGCTGTCGGGATGCATACCGGTTCGCCAACGTTCGCCCGGCCGAGCATGGGATCGTGGCTCAGCTACGGCCTAGGGACGGTCAACCAGAACCTGCCTTCCTTCATCGTGATTGCGCCCCATCTTCCTTATGGCGGCACGCAGGTTTACGCCAGCGATTTTTTACCCGCTTATCATCAAGGAACGCGAGTCATTCCTGGGACCGAACCGATCGCGAATCTGGCGCCGCGAACGACTCGGCAAAAGATCCAGCAGATGGAACTGTCGCTTGTCGATTCGCTGAACCAAAAGCACTTACAAAGCCGCCGCGACGATTCCCAATTGGCCGCTCGGATCAAGAGCTATGAGACCGCGTTTCAAATGCAAACCGCGGGACCTGAAGCGTTTGATTTGAGCAACGAGGATGAACGGGCGCTGTCGATGTATGGGCTGAAGCCAGGGGAAACGAAGAGCTTCGCTTGGCAGTGCATTATCGCGCGTCGATTGGCCGAGCGAGGCGTGCGGTTTATCGAATTGGTCGACAGCGGATCGCGGCCGAACTGGGATTCGCACGGCGACATGAAAGAGCACCAACCGTTGGCCAAGGCCGCGGATCAACCGCTGGCCGCGTTGATCCAAGATCTCAAGCAGCGTGGAATGTTGGATGAGACGTTAATCGTTTGGGCTACCGAGTTCGGCCGCACCCCGACCAAAGAAGGCAAGTTCGGCCGCGGGCACCACGGCGATTGCTTTTCGATCTGGTTGGCCGGCGGTGGCGTCAAAGCAGGCTTTGTGCTCGGCGAGACCGACGAACTGGGACGCAGCATCGTCCGCGACAAGATCGACGTCCACGACTTGCACGCCACAATCCTGCATCAAATGGGGATCGATCACAAACGCTTGACCTACCGCCACGCCGGCCGCGATTTTCGATTGACCGACGTGCATGGCCGTATCGTCAAGGAGATCCTGGCGTAG
- a CDS encoding protein kinase family protein, which yields MNVPQRRQFFKSVGAAGAVLTLNELDFLGRLPSVSAAETQLGASAVQFSPDIEPLVRLLEETPREQVIERFAAKIQSGTSYQEVLAALLLAGVRNIQPRPSVGFKFHAVLVVNSAHLASVAAPDSDRWLPIFWALDYFKSAQARDVREGDWTMAAVDEAKLPPSHRANQAFREAMDAWDVEAADVAIASLCRSASAAEVFDLLAHYGCRDYRSIGHKAIYVANAYRTLQCIGWRYAEPVLRSLAYAMLNHNGEPNPAEHDLGPDAAWRVTQEKLSTLGEDWNHGRIDSAATLSLLDTLRSASPNEAVDASVQMLADGIAPQSIADAIFLSAGEMIGQQPGIIALHSATATNAMQYAYRTAFRDQTRRELLLQNAAFIPYFRESMRSRGKIADLRIDATPAEAGGKTEADLETIFRTVSSDREQAATQMLGYLKGGGPPESVINAARRLVFLKGNDSHDYKFSSAVLEDFYAVSPAFRNAFLANAAFLLPGSDDRDNGLVTKVHAALG from the coding sequence ATGAACGTTCCTCAACGGCGACAGTTTTTTAAGTCGGTGGGTGCTGCGGGGGCGGTGCTGACACTAAACGAGCTCGATTTTCTCGGCCGTTTGCCTTCGGTATCGGCAGCGGAAACGCAACTCGGCGCGTCGGCGGTTCAATTTTCGCCCGACATCGAACCGTTGGTCCGGTTGTTGGAAGAGACGCCGCGGGAACAAGTGATCGAGCGGTTTGCAGCGAAGATTCAATCGGGAACCAGTTACCAAGAAGTGCTCGCGGCGCTGTTGTTGGCTGGGGTGCGGAACATCCAACCGCGACCGAGCGTTGGTTTTAAGTTTCACGCCGTTTTGGTTGTCAATTCCGCACACCTCGCCAGCGTCGCCGCTCCCGATAGCGACCGTTGGCTGCCGATCTTTTGGGCGCTGGACTATTTTAAGTCGGCTCAGGCACGCGATGTCCGCGAGGGAGATTGGACCATGGCGGCGGTCGATGAGGCGAAGCTGCCACCGTCGCATCGTGCGAACCAAGCGTTTCGTGAGGCGATGGATGCATGGGATGTCGAAGCGGCCGATGTCGCGATCGCCTCGCTCTGCCGATCGGCTAGCGCTGCGGAAGTCTTCGACCTGTTGGCTCACTACGGTTGCCGCGACTATCGCAGCATTGGTCACAAAGCGATCTACGTGGCCAACGCGTACCGGACGCTGCAATGTATCGGCTGGCGATACGCCGAACCGGTTCTCCGTTCACTCGCCTACGCTATGTTGAATCACAACGGCGAACCGAATCCAGCCGAGCATGACCTTGGACCCGACGCCGCCTGGCGAGTGACGCAGGAAAAGCTTTCGACGCTAGGTGAGGACTGGAATCATGGTCGGATCGATTCCGCGGCGACGTTGTCTTTGTTGGATACGTTGCGCAGCGCGTCGCCCAACGAAGCTGTCGACGCCAGCGTGCAGATGCTTGCCGACGGGATCGCGCCACAATCGATCGCCGATGCGATCTTCTTGTCCGCCGGTGAGATGATCGGCCAACAGCCGGGGATCATCGCGTTGCATTCGGCGACAGCAACCAACGCGATGCAGTACGCTTACCGAACGGCGTTCCGCGATCAAACGCGTCGCGAATTGCTGCTGCAAAATGCGGCCTTTATTCCCTACTTCCGCGAATCGATGCGGTCGCGAGGAAAGATCGCCGATCTGCGGATCGATGCCACACCAGCGGAGGCCGGTGGGAAGACCGAAGCCGATCTTGAGACGATCTTCCGCACGGTCTCGAGCGATCGCGAGCAAGCGGCGACGCAGATGCTCGGTTATTTGAAGGGAGGCGGTCCGCCCGAATCGGTGATCAATGCCGCGCGGCGGTTGGTCTTCTTAAAGGGAAACGATTCGCACGACTACAAATTTAGTTCTGCGGTGCTGGAAGATTTTTACGCGGTCTCCCCCGCCTTTCGCAACGCCTTCCTCGCCAACGCGGCGTTTCTGTTACCGGGTAGCGATGATCGCGACAACGGGCTCGTGACGAAGGTCCACGCCGCGTTGGGATGA